The Pseudoalteromonas carrageenovora IAM 12662 DNA window TACTTGGCTTGGCAATTAGTGCTATTTCGTCTGCGTGATAAAAATGCTTAGCGAGCTTTTCAAATGGGCGCTTTAAGCTTATTTTTTCAATATCAAAACCAAACTCAGTTTTAGCTAAGTTAAGTGCTACGCCAACCAAACCATGAGAGTGCGAAATACAGGTATTAATAACCTCGTCACTAACATATAACTGTAGTTTTGCGCTCGCTTCGTCAAATTGAGTGCTCATAGCATTTAGCGGTGTGTTTGCGTAGTGTGGCTTAGCTATTTTAACCAGCTGTTTTAGCAATATACGGGTAGCCAAGTATTCTTGTTTTGCTTGCGCTCTTTTACGGCGGTTTATAACGCTCAGCTCAAACGGGCTAAAGTAATCAGGTAAATTAAATTTACTCACATCTAGTTTTGTAGCATCAAATAATAAAATACTGTTATTAGCTAACGGTAAGTTTGTTAATTGAATAGGAGTAATACTTAAGGTGTTTTTAAAATAATGTGCGGTCATAAATGCTTAAAATGAGTGAGCCGCTGTAATTATGAGCGGTTAGCAGAGCTTATTTATTCAACGAGCAATTTTATTACTCAGCTGGCATGAAATATGGTTTAATTCACAACTATCAAAATAATAACAGATTTGTAGATGTATGGCACAAGTGCGTGATGGCTTTCAAAGCCGATTTGGTTTTGTTTTAGCCGCTGCTGGCGCAGCAGTGGGTTTAGGTAATATTTGGGGTTTTCCTACACAAGCGGCCAACCATGGTGGTGGTGCATTTTTACTCGTTTACTTTATTGTCATTTTTTTATTGGCATTGCCGGCGCTTTATACTGAGCTTTACTTAGGTCACAAGGCACAAGCAAATCCAGTAAAAGCCCTTGGCGATGCATGGCAAAATACTAATAAAAAAATAGGTGCTGCCGCAGGTTATATTGGCCTTGCGGGCGCTGTGGTTATGCTTAGTTTTTATTCTATTGTAGCTGGGTGGATGCTTTCATACGCCATTGAGCCCATAACCTCATTTTTTGGCTTTGATGCCGCAAGCGACTTTTTACACAGTGACTCGGTACTGCGTAATTTTGTATTTACGCCACTTATGCTTATTTTAACAGCCAGCATTATTTTAAAAGGGGTTAAGTCGGGTATTGAAACCTGGTCGCGCCGTTTAATGCCGTTGTTACTGGTTTTATTAATTGGCTTAATTGTTTATATAGCCAGCTTAGATGGCGCAAGCGAAGGTTTTGCCGCGTATTTAATACCTGATTTTAGCCAAGTGCTCGACCCAAATTTAATTATTGCAGCAATGGGGCAGGCGTTCTTTTCGCTCTCATTAGGTGTAGGTTGTATGATGATTTACGGCTCGTACTTACAGCCAGATGCAAACCTTCCAAAACTAACCGCAAGCGTTGCACTACTCGATACAAGCGTGGCGTTTTTAGCCGGTTTACTCATTGTGCCTGCCATTTATGTAGCGCAGCATAACGGTGTTGAAGTGTTTAACGGCGGTAAATTAATTGGCGAAGGGCAGCTTATTTTTGCCATTTTACCAGAGCTATTTAACACGATGGGCGAAATTGGTTTATTAGTCGGCTTGTTGTTTTTTGTACTTATGTCAATTGCATCGGTTACATCAACTATATCAACCACTGAGATCCCGGTTGCCTTTTTAGTCGAAAACCATAATGTGAACCGCACTAAAGCAACGTGGGCAGTCAGTTTAGTCGTACTTATATGTGCAAGCGCGATTATATTAAACTTTGATTGGTTATTTGGTTTGGTAATTATGCTGTTTACCCAATACCAATTACCGCTTATGGGATTATTTTACTTTATTACAGTAGGTTGGATGTGGCAGCGTGGGAATAAATTACATGAAGCAACAACAGGGATTCACTATTGGTTTGCTCAGTACATTCGTTTTGTGTGCCCAATATTAATGACCCTGGTATTTGCTAACGTAGCCTTTGGGTGATTATGGCTAAGCCATAGAGCTAGCATTAAAAATAGATTAATAAAGCGAAGTGAACTTATAAACTCACTTCGCTTTTTTGTGTCTATTTAAAATAACTTATAAAACCTCATTAGTTAGCGGCTTACTTTCACAAACTTCCAGCGCATTTTGTATGGTTGTATTGGCAATCTCGGTAAGTGCTTCTTGGGTAAAAAATCCCTGATGACCTGTTACTAATACATTTTTAAAACTGACTAAGCGCGAGAATATATCGTCTTGATTTATTTCATCGCTGTGGTTTTTAAAAAATAGCTCAGACTCTTGCTCGTACACGTCGAGCCCTAAATACCCCAGTTTTTTAGTTTTAAGTGCGTTTATACACGCTTTACTATTAAGCAGCGCACCGCGAGAGGTATTAATAAGCATAACGCCGGGTTTCATTTTATTAAATGCTTCATCATTTATTAAGTGGTGAGTTTGATCTGTTAGTGGGCAGTGCAGTGAAATTATATCGCTTTTAGTGAGCAGCGAATCTAAATCGGTAATGGTGTAATTACCAGGTTGTGCATATGGGTCGCACACTAAAACGTTTGCACCAAAGCCATTTAATATATTACAAAGCGCAAGGCCAATTTTACCGCAACCTATTATTCCAACCGTTTTGCTGTGCAGGTTAAAGCCTAATAAACCGTTTAAATCAAAGTTGTCTTCGCGTACGCGGTTATAGGCCTTATGCGTTTTACGGCTAAGCGTAAGCATAAGTGCAATACAGTGCTCTGCTACGGCTTCTGGGCTGTATGCGGGTACGCGTAATACGTTCATGCTATTTGCTTTTGCAGCAGGTAAATCTACGTTATTAAACCCCGCACAACGTAGTAAAATGGTTTTTATACCAAAGCTTGCAAGCTGCTTTATTACAGCGTCATCAACGGTGTCGTTTACAAATACACATATAGCATCAAAGTCTTTAGCTAAAATGGCGGTGTTTTGATTAAGAGATTGCTCTAAATAAGTAATCGATACACTACCTTGGCCTGTAATGCTTTGCTCAAAAAAAGGCTGCTCGTACTTTTGAGTGCTAAAAAAAGCAATGTTCATGTTATTAGCTCCAACGCTTATATGCTCATCTTTATAACATTAAACTACTTTTAGGTAATCCGCTTTAATAAGCGCCACTTTATTGTTTTAAAATAACTAAATGCCTTTTAATGCTGCAAAGTTTGTTACTATTTTTGGGCTTTTTTTACCACTCGTTTTTTTTTGCAAGTTGGCTTCAATAACGTGTTTTAGCGTTTCGGGCTTGGTACGTGGTGCGTAACGCGCAACTAGTTGCCCTTCGGTATTAATTAAAAACTTTGTAAAGTTCCACTTTATTGCGCGGTTTTGAGAAATACCACGCGTATGCGATTTTAAATAATTAAACAGTGGGTGTGCTTCAGGGCCGTTTACCATTACTTTCCCAAACACCTCAAACGATACGTTAAATTGCGCTTGGTAAAAGTCTTTAATGGCTAAATTATCAAGAGGCTCATTTTGACCAAATTGATTACACGGAAACGCCAATATTGTAAATCCGCTGCTTTTGTATTCTTGATACAGCTTTTCGAGGGCGCTTAATTGCACCGAAAAGTTACACTTACTGGCTGTATTAACAATAAGTATGGTTTTGCCCTTTAACTGGCTAAGAGGAAAACTTTCACTGTTATAAAGTGGTGCGTTAAATTGATAAATGCTATCCATAGGTTACCTACTTAATTTCCAAATAGTGGAAATTTTATAAAGACTTTCATTCGCTTTTTCGCTACCCGATTGACATAATCGAGGCCTAGTTTCTAAGTTATCAGTTTAATAGGTCATTTTTATGTCAATGAAAGTCGCATTTATAGGTTTAGGCGTAATGGGTTACCCAATGGCGGGTCATTTAGCAAAAGCAGGGCACAGTGTATGTGTTTATAACCGTACTACAGCTAAGGCCAAAACGTGGACAGAACAATACTCTGGTTGCTTTGCGCCCACTCCACGCGAAGCGGTAAGTAATGCCGAAATAGTTTTTATGTGTGTTGGTAACGATGACGACTTACGTTCTGTAGTATATGGCGACGACGGTGTTTTAGCGGGCATGCTGCCGCACACTGTTTTAGTTGATCATACAACAACCTCAGCTGAAGTAGCCCGTGAGGTAGCAGCAAAAGCGGCGCTGCAAAATATCGACTTTATAGATGCGCCTGTATCGGGCGGGCAAGCGGGCGCTGAAAATGGTGTTTTAACGGTAATGGCCGGTGGCAATGAAACTGTATTTGCAAAAGCACAGCCTGTAATGGCGGCATTTAGTCGTTTTAGCCAGTTGCTAGGCGAAGTTGGCTCTGGCCAATTATGTAAAATGGTTAATCAAATCTGTATTGCCGGCGTAGTGCAAGGCTTAGCCGAAGGCCTGCACTTTGCTAAGCAAGCAGGCCTTGATGGCGAAAAAGTAATTGAAACCATATCAAAAGGCGCAGCCGGTTCGTGGCAAATGGAAAACCGCTACAAAACAATGTGGGCAGGTGAGTACGAGTTTGGCTTTGCGGTAGATTGGATGCGTAAAGATTTAGGTATCGCACTTGATGAAGCTAAAAACAACGGCGCTACTTTACCGATGACTGCAACAGTCGATCAATACTACGCCGATGTACAAGCACTTGGCGGCGGCCGATACGACACCTCAAGCTTACTTGCACGAATAGAAGCGCTGCATAAAAAATAACGTTTCACATTTTAAAGATTTAAAGATGCGCTTTTCGCGTGAGCAAACTCAACGTCTACCGCGAAGGCGTAGGTATGGAGTTTACTTATAGACCCGAATTGCTTGCGTGACGGGCGAAGCCCATAATAATTTAAACAAAAACGCGACGCTTTAATTACTAAGCGTCGCGTTTTTTAATGCGTTATACAAACAAACTTAAAGCAAATTACATGCTCTGCGCATAGTTATAAAGCGCCTTTAAAATGGTTAGGTTCTTTTCGCTGTCGTCGTGCTCATGGGCCAAGTTTTCAAGGGTGATCATAAAATCTTGAGCGCTAATTGATGGTTGATCTTCCCCGTGCATTAACTTGTTTTGACAATACTGGCGCCATTGATCAAGTTCTTGCTGGTTTAGTGTTTCTGGCCAGTTTCGTGCACGGTATCTAAACAGTAATGTATTGAACTTTTTATCTTCAAAATCTAAATTTAAACCCGCGAGCTCGTCTGGCTTAGTATCGCGAATAATCGCAAATTTAGCTTTGTCGGCGTGGCTTGTAAAGCCATCGTAAAGTAAGTAATCAACATTAGTGGTTGCGCTGTAATCGCCTTTTTCGTTAAACACTTCAGTTACCTTATCGCGAAGGTCGGTATTGGCTTTTAAAATAGCTAAGTTAGCTAAGCACTGCTCGCGGTCAATGCCAAGGCGGGCAGCGTTTTCAGGTAATAAGGTTTTAGCTGGGGCTAAAATAGGGCACTTGTTTAAATGCACTAGTTTTAAGCCAACAGGTAAATCGTCCTCGGCTAAATCTACGCGTTTGGTGTATAAACGTTTACGTAACTCTTCTACGTTTAAATCAATGAGTACTTGCGGGTTTTGGGTTAAATCAAAACAAATAACGGCGTTATTATTTACCGGATGAAAGCTCATAGGCGCCACCCATGTTGTACAACCTTGCGTTGCAGGAATACGCGATGATGTATGTACAAGCGGAGTCATGTTAAATACATCAACTAGATCACCGAGCGCTTTTTTATTCCGCAGTCCAAAAAAGAAGTTATAAAGCTTTGGCTGTTTTTCTTTTATTAGTTTAGCCAGTGCAATAGTAGCGGTCACATCGCTTAGCGCATCGTGCGCTGCGGCGTGTTCAATACCATTAGCTACAGTTAAATGTTCTAACTTAAAGCTTGGGCTGCCATCTTCTTTTAACGGCCATTCAATGCCCTCAGGGCGAAGCGCATAGCAAGCACGTACTAAATCAATAATATCCCAGCGGCTATTATTGTTTTTATATTCACGCTCGTATGGGTCGTAAAAGTTACGATAAAAGCTATAGCGGCTTACTTCGTCATCAAAGCGAATACTGTTATAACCAGCCACACAGGTATTTGGCGCACTAAATTCGGCATGAATCTTTGCTATAAACTCAGCTTCTACCAAGCCTTTTTTCATCGCCACTTGTGGCGTAATACCCGTGATTAAACACGCCTCAGGGTGAGGTAAGTAATCCGCTTGTGGCTTACAATATTCAATAAGCGGCTCGCCAATTACATTTAAATCAAGATCGGTACGAATACCTGCAAATTGGCTCGGCTTATCCTTTTGAGGGCTCGCCCCCCACGTCTCGTAGTCGTGCCAATAGATTGTTGCTTGATTTTGCTCTTGATATGCCATGCTGAAAACCCTGAGTAGTTAACTTTAAAGCGCCTAAATACGCGCCAAGTTACTAAAATTATGAATTATTTAGATTATGGCATATGGGCGGAGGAGTTTATAGGTTTGCGATTGATAAGGGAGTTAAATTAGTTGGTGTTAACTAATTATATTTAATGCACTTGCTATAAATTGCTTACTAGTTTGGCATTAGACTAAAGTCTATAAGTTAATTTTCTTCACTTATTGGTTTTGTTTTAATCGTTTGTCGTTTTTATGGTAATTCTCTAAAGTTCAGTTGTCGGCAACAAGCACGACTTAACCAAACAGGATTATGACCATGAAAACACTTATCAAAACTATCGCTCTTAGCTCACTACTTACTTGTTCAGCTGCTGCAATGGCTGATCAAAGTGATTACAAATTAATGGTTATCGAAACTGCAACAGCGCCGCAGCCACTTGAGCAATCATTTAATAGCTGTGCACTTAATGTTAAGTCAAAAAACTATGCACAAGCTGAAGAAATTTGTACAAAAGCAATCGCACTCTTAAAAGATGCAGATGGCCCAAAATTTAAAGTACGCCAGCTTACCTCTTACGCTCTAAGTAACCGTGGTGTAGCGCGTTTAAAATCGAATAACGAAACTGCAGCATTAGCCGATTTATACGAAGCGAACCAAATGTCTAACAGCACTATGGTATCGCACAACTTAAATCGCGCTAAAGAAGAGCTTTCTTTATAAAAGATTGCTTATAAAGTGTTTTATAAAACACTTTAATTAAGCGAGAGTACAAAAAAGCCATGTTAGGTTAAACCCTTATATGGCTTTTTTGCGTTTTTGCTATTTATAAAATGCACAAATGCAGTGCTACAGTAAGCCTACTTATACTAATCGCAATAATACCTAAGCGTTTTGAGGCGCTAAAGCGAGGCTAGCTGAGTTAAAAGTTGCTCATTGAAAACTGCATGAATGCAAAAGGTAATTCAATGCAGAAACAATTAGTGATAACAACTAAACAGTGATGTTTTGCCTTGTTTATGTAAGGCTTTAGTACCTAAAACAGCTAAGTTGATTAAGCGAACGGGTATTTAAAATAATAACCAATTACTATTTATGGATAAATTAATATGGAACCTACCGTCGCCTCTTCAGGCACTTTAACTATATTTGAAATTAGCGCGATATTTTTATCGATTACTGCATTACTCACCTATGTGAATCATCGCTTTATTGGTTTGCCAACCACAATTGGTGTAATGGTTATTTCTATGCTGGTTTCTATTACCGCGATATTTTTGGGCTTTTTAGGGTTTGATGATCTGATAGATTATGAGGTGAGCTTACTCGATCAGCTTAATTTTACGGAGGTTTTACTTGATGGCATGCTTTCTATGTTGCTTTTTGCCGGGGCGCTGCATGTAAATGTAAGCGATTTAAGGCGTTATAAATTACCGATTGGTATTTTGGCATGTGTGGGTACGCTTGTATCTACCATTATTATTGCTGGCGCGCTTTATTTATTACTGCCATTACTTGGCTTTGATTTATCGTTTATTTGGTGTTTATTATTTGGCGCGTTAATTTCGCCAACCGATCCGATTGCTGTTATGGGTATTTTACGCTCAGCGGGGGCGCCTAAAAGTATTGAAACTGTAATAGCGGGTGAGTCGTTATTTAATGACGGAATAGGGGTGGTGGTATTCGTTTTATTACTGGGTATTTTATCAAGTGGTGATATTCCTACAACCTATTCTGTAGCGCATACGTTAGCTGTTGAAGCGGGTGGTGGAATTATTTTTGGATTAACACTTGGTGGCATTTTATATTACTTACTTAAAAGTATAGATAGCTACCAAGAAGAGGTATTACTTACTCTAGCAGGTGTTATTGGCGGTTATGCGCTGGCAAGCCATTGGCACCTATCGGGGCCACTTGCGATGGTTATGATGGGGTTAATGGTGGGCAACCATGGCCGTAATTTAGCCATGAGTGATAAAACACGTCATTACGTTGATTTATTTTGGGAGCTTATTGACGAAATTTTAAATGCCATTTTGTTTGTTTTAATTGGGCTTGAAGTTGTAATGATTGCCTATTCGGGCAATTTATTAGCCGCTGCTGTGTTAACCATATTAATTGCTTTATTAGCACGCTTAATTGTTGTGGGTATAACAACCACCACTTTTAATAAGCAATTAGCATTACCCTCTGGTGCGTGGAAGGTATTAACGTGGGGAGGATTGCGCGGCGGTATTTCGGTGGCGCTTGTTTTGCAGCTTCCTGATGGTGCAGAGCGAAATATTTTACTTACCTTAACTTATGCTGTGGTGGTGTTTTCTATTTTGATCCAGGGGTTAAGTGTTGGCAAAGTTGCTAAAAGTATTCGTAAGTAAACTGAAATAAATTAGTTGTATTTTATTTATACGGCTAATGTTGCAAAAAATAGCGTGTTTTACTGGCATGACCTAAATTTTGTTTAGGAATCAGTTGCTAATAAGGGCTAATTGTTACTCGATTTTATAACAAATTAGCTCACGTATTAGACTAAAGTCTATAGGTTAATTTTCTTCACTTATTACGTTTGTTTTTCTCGTTTGTCGGCGCTGAGCTATTACTCTAAAGTCCAGTTGTCGGCAACAAGCACGACTAACTTAATTAGGAAAGGCAAACCATGAAACGTACACTTTTAAAAACCATCGCTCTTGGCTCATTACTAACTTGCTCAGCAGCTGTAATGGCTGATTCAAGTGACTACAAACTAATGGTTATCAAAACCGCTACTGCGCCATTGCCACTTGAAGAGTCATTCAATAGCTGCGCACTTAACGTTAAATCTAAAAATTACGCTCAAGCTGAAGAAATTTGTACAAAAGCTATCGCACTTTTAAAAGATGCTGAAGGCCCTAAATTTAAAGTACGTCAGCTTACATCTTACGCGTTAAGCAACCGTGGTGTTGCACGATTAAAAGCGCATAACGATACAGCAGCTCTTGCCGATTTATACGAAGCAGTACAGGTTTCTGAAAATTCAATGGTAACGCATAACTTAACTCGCGCTAAAGAAGAGCTTTCTTTATAAGAAGCTCTAGCTAGCGCAAGTTTCAAAAAAGCCCCTGCAAGGTATAACCTGCAGGGGTTTTTTTGTGCACGATATAAAAGTTCACCGTTGTTTGCAGACCCTCGCTTGCAAAAAACTTCATACCTAGACTCTTATTTAGATAGATTTAGTATTTAGCGATTGGCTAATGTTTTATTTTTTACCTGTTTTTTAGACGGTTATTCTGTAAAATCACGCATTAACATTTGTGAAAAAAATTCACACTTGTGATTAAGGTGATTATTCAACTAAATATAATACCAATCCGCATAATTAAGAGATCTATTTTGAGGATGGAAAAACGTGTTGATAGCAAGGAGAAAAATTCGCTATTTAGTTGTTCTAAATGAGAATTTTTTAACGCAGATAGCGACACGTTTAGCCCCTAAAAATGATTAAGTATTATTGCGGATTGGTATAAGTAGGAATTATGATTTTTTATATTGTTGGGTTGAGTACATTGGTTATTATTTTGTGTATAGCTATTTATGTCATTTATAGCAATGTACGCACAAGCCGAGTAAGAAAAACAAAAGAATACAATGTGTTATTTGATAAAGATACCATTGTGGATGATCTTATTACTCAACTTACTGATAAAAACCAAGCCCAAGCAGACGAGCATAAAACAATAAAAGGCAAAGAAGAGATCCTTGCAACATTTATTGAATTGCATCGTTCAGGTAGTTTTTGTGCGCATTTAAGCGAGCAAGAAATTATTTACTTTGTTAAGAAAAAATTAAACATGGAGAGTAGTAACAATGGATAACGAAAAAGTAATCCCAGCAGAAAAAAGTGAGTCGTTTATGAGCCGTTTTGGCCGCCGTAATGTCATTGTGGTGTCGTCAATTGTTGTTGTATTAGCGGTTATTGCTACGCTTACATCGCAGGTTATATCGTGGAACGAAGCAGATGAGCGATTAGTACACCAATCAGCATTTACTGGTAATTTAACGGTGATAAATCAGGCTGGACCTTACTTAAAAGCATTTGGTACTACCTCTGCCTATAAAAAAGTAATTTCTATTAACTTTACTGGCGATAGTAGTGCAACAGCAAGCGCGATTGTACCGTTAATTCCTATTCGCTTTTTAGATACAACAACCGGTGGTGCCCGTGGTGTGTCGCGTTTTAGATTACCGGGCAATGTACCAGCTAGTGAGTCTGGCGCATTACGTGGTTTACTTAAAATACACGAAGAATTTGGCTCACAAGAAACTCTAATTTCTAACCTACTAATGCGTGCCACAACTGAAAATGTTAAAGCGTCTGCACGTATGATGTCGGTAGAGCAACATTACTCAGGTGGTAATGGCCAATTAAGCCAAGATTTTTCTGATCAGCTAACCAACGGTATTTTTGTGACCGAGCAAATTATTAGTACTGGTGAGCGTGATAAAACTGACGATTTAAGTAATTTGAGTAAACAGCAACGCGTTACTATTAATATTAAAAAAGACAGCGAAGGCAATGCACTGCGTAACGCACCTATTTTAGGCGCTTACGGTATTACAGTAGTTGATGCGAGCATTATTGATATTGACTACGAAAGTAAAGTTAACGCACGTCTAGAGGCGCAAAAACAAGCAGCAGCAGATGAAGCGCTTGCGCGTCAAAACCTTAAAAAAGCAGAGCAACAAGCACGTACAGAGGTTGCACTAGGTGAGCAAGCTATTGCTAAGCAACGAGCTGAATCTGAAAAGCTAAAAATTAAAGAGCAAATTGATGCTGAGCGTATTAAAGCAAATGCGATTATTTCAGCACAGCAACGTGTAGCGGTTAAAGCGGAGCTTGCAAAAGAGCAAGAAGAGATATTAAAGCAACAACGTTTAGAAGCACTTGGTATGGATGTGTTAGCTGAGGCACGTTTACGTGCTAAGTCGGCTGCGCTTGATCCTAAATACGTTTTTGATGAAACATTAAAAGCTGAAGTTAAAATTCAAACTGCTTTATTTACAAGTTTAGGCAATAGCCGCCTAGTACCTGAAATTGTTATTGGTGGTGCAGGGCAAGGCGAGCAAAGCAACGGTTCTGAATTTATGCGTTTACTAGCTGCTGACGCCGCTTTAAGTCTTAAAAAGCGTTTAGAAAAAGAGAAAAAATAAACGATTTATTAAATTCAAAAGTTATGCTGAGTTTTAGGTTATAAAGACTATACAAATCAAAACGCTGTCTGATATTTCAGTCAGCGTTTTTTATTGAGTGCAATTTGTTATTGTATTGTGCAGATAAGCCTATATTTTGTAAAAACAGTTTTTTAAATACACAGTAAAAAAGTGAGTAGTATTGATGGATAGCAGAAATCAGCTTAATTTAGACTTAGGGCAAGAGCATATTACCATCCAACGTCGTTATGAAGCACTGGGAGCATTAAACGATTTTTTGATTGCAGTGTGGTTTTTAATTGGTAGTTTTTTCTTTTTAAATGACTCATTAATAGAAAGCGGTACGTGGTTATTTATAGCCGGCAGTGCGCAATTGCTTATAAAACCTGTTTTGAAGTTGATAAGCCTAGTACATGTTAGTCGGGTATTTCACTCAAATAATGTACCTTAAATACGACTCACAATGCTTTCAGGTAGTATGGTTAATAATTTAAATTAACGACTATTAATATTAAGGATAAAGCTTTGAAAGTACTCAAGTGGGCTTTGGCCGCAATCATTATTTTATTAATAGTGGGTTTACTAATACCCGAAAAAATGACGATTCCAGTAAAAGGTGCCACAAGCAAAGATTGGAACCACAATACGTTTTGGTACGAGCCTTGGGGCAGATCGGGTGTACACAAAGGCATTGATATTTTTGGCACTAAAAACACGCCCGTTGTTGCCTCAACAAACGGTATTGTTATATTTGCAGGTGAGTTAACCCGAGGTGGTAAGGTGGTTGCGGTACTTGGGCCTAAATGGCGCGTGCATTATTTTGCACATTTAAATGACTACTATGTAAGTGCAGGAGATGTAGTTAGCATAAACAGTCAAATTGGCTTACTGGGCGATACCGGTAATGCTGCAGGTAAACAACCTCATGTGCATTATTCTATATTATCGCTTTTGCCTATGCCGTGGCTTTT harbors:
- a CDS encoding 4'-phosphopantetheinyl transferase family protein, with the translated sequence MTAHYFKNTLSITPIQLTNLPLANNSILLFDATKLDVSKFNLPDYFSPFELSVINRRKRAQAKQEYLATRILLKQLVKIAKPHYANTPLNAMSTQFDEASAKLQLYVSDEVINTCISHSHGLVGVALNLAKTEFGFDIEKISLKRPFEKLAKHFYHADEIALIAKPSNTQTQANTFFRIWTLKESLAKATSRPIAKLLSPNVFNELNMATLSASSNCVTVESNDKHTQFDVTVAHKKSTDWRCFLITDFIL
- a CDS encoding sodium-dependent transporter, with protein sequence MAQVRDGFQSRFGFVLAAAGAAVGLGNIWGFPTQAANHGGGAFLLVYFIVIFLLALPALYTELYLGHKAQANPVKALGDAWQNTNKKIGAAAGYIGLAGAVVMLSFYSIVAGWMLSYAIEPITSFFGFDAASDFLHSDSVLRNFVFTPLMLILTASIILKGVKSGIETWSRRLMPLLLVLLIGLIVYIASLDGASEGFAAYLIPDFSQVLDPNLIIAAMGQAFFSLSLGVGCMMIYGSYLQPDANLPKLTASVALLDTSVAFLAGLLIVPAIYVAQHNGVEVFNGGKLIGEGQLIFAILPELFNTMGEIGLLVGLLFFVLMSIASVTSTISTTEIPVAFLVENHNVNRTKATWAVSLVVLICASAIILNFDWLFGLVIMLFTQYQLPLMGLFYFITVGWMWQRGNKLHEATTGIHYWFAQYIRFVCPILMTLVFANVAFG
- a CDS encoding 2-hydroxyacid dehydrogenase codes for the protein MNIAFFSTQKYEQPFFEQSITGQGSVSITYLEQSLNQNTAILAKDFDAICVFVNDTVDDAVIKQLASFGIKTILLRCAGFNNVDLPAAKANSMNVLRVPAYSPEAVAEHCIALMLTLSRKTHKAYNRVREDNFDLNGLLGFNLHSKTVGIIGCGKIGLALCNILNGFGANVLVCDPYAQPGNYTITDLDSLLTKSDIISLHCPLTDQTHHLINDEAFNKMKPGVMLINTSRGALLNSKACINALKTKKLGYLGLDVYEQESELFFKNHSDEINQDDIFSRLVSFKNVLVTGHQGFFTQEALTEIANTTIQNALEVCESKPLTNEVL
- a CDS encoding glutathione peroxidase, whose protein sequence is MDSIYQFNAPLYNSESFPLSQLKGKTILIVNTASKCNFSVQLSALEKLYQEYKSSGFTILAFPCNQFGQNEPLDNLAIKDFYQAQFNVSFEVFGKVMVNGPEAHPLFNYLKSHTRGISQNRAIKWNFTKFLINTEGQLVARYAPRTKPETLKHVIEANLQKKTSGKKSPKIVTNFAALKGI
- a CDS encoding NAD(P)-dependent oxidoreductase, with translation MSMKVAFIGLGVMGYPMAGHLAKAGHSVCVYNRTTAKAKTWTEQYSGCFAPTPREAVSNAEIVFMCVGNDDDLRSVVYGDDGVLAGMLPHTVLVDHTTTSAEVAREVAAKAALQNIDFIDAPVSGGQAGAENGVLTVMAGGNETVFAKAQPVMAAFSRFSQLLGEVGSGQLCKMVNQICIAGVVQGLAEGLHFAKQAGLDGEKVIETISKGAAGSWQMENRYKTMWAGEYEFGFAVDWMRKDLGIALDEAKNNGATLPMTATVDQYYADVQALGGGRYDTSSLLARIEALHKK
- the sbcB gene encoding exodeoxyribonuclease I, which gives rise to MAYQEQNQATIYWHDYETWGASPQKDKPSQFAGIRTDLDLNVIGEPLIEYCKPQADYLPHPEACLITGITPQVAMKKGLVEAEFIAKIHAEFSAPNTCVAGYNSIRFDDEVSRYSFYRNFYDPYEREYKNNNSRWDIIDLVRACYALRPEGIEWPLKEDGSPSFKLEHLTVANGIEHAAAHDALSDVTATIALAKLIKEKQPKLYNFFFGLRNKKALGDLVDVFNMTPLVHTSSRIPATQGCTTWVAPMSFHPVNNNAVICFDLTQNPQVLIDLNVEELRKRLYTKRVDLAEDDLPVGLKLVHLNKCPILAPAKTLLPENAARLGIDREQCLANLAILKANTDLRDKVTEVFNEKGDYSATTNVDYLLYDGFTSHADKAKFAIIRDTKPDELAGLNLDFEDKKFNTLLFRYRARNWPETLNQQELDQWRQYCQNKLMHGEDQPSISAQDFMITLENLAHEHDDSEKNLTILKALYNYAQSM
- a CDS encoding cation:proton antiporter — its product is MEPTVASSGTLTIFEISAIFLSITALLTYVNHRFIGLPTTIGVMVISMLVSITAIFLGFLGFDDLIDYEVSLLDQLNFTEVLLDGMLSMLLFAGALHVNVSDLRRYKLPIGILACVGTLVSTIIIAGALYLLLPLLGFDLSFIWCLLFGALISPTDPIAVMGILRSAGAPKSIETVIAGESLFNDGIGVVVFVLLLGILSSGDIPTTYSVAHTLAVEAGGGIIFGLTLGGILYYLLKSIDSYQEEVLLTLAGVIGGYALASHWHLSGPLAMVMMGLMVGNHGRNLAMSDKTRHYVDLFWELIDEILNAILFVLIGLEVVMIAYSGNLLAAAVLTILIALLARLIVVGITTTTFNKQLALPSGAWKVLTWGGLRGGISVALVLQLPDGAERNILLTLTYAVVVFSILIQGLSVGKVAKSIRK
- a CDS encoding methanolan biosynthesis protein EpsI, whose product is MIFYIVGLSTLVIILCIAIYVIYSNVRTSRVRKTKEYNVLFDKDTIVDDLITQLTDKNQAQADEHKTIKGKEEILATFIELHRSGSFCAHLSEQEIIYFVKKKLNMESSNNG
- a CDS encoding SPFH domain-containing protein produces the protein MDNEKVIPAEKSESFMSRFGRRNVIVVSSIVVVLAVIATLTSQVISWNEADERLVHQSAFTGNLTVINQAGPYLKAFGTTSAYKKVISINFTGDSSATASAIVPLIPIRFLDTTTGGARGVSRFRLPGNVPASESGALRGLLKIHEEFGSQETLISNLLMRATTENVKASARMMSVEQHYSGGNGQLSQDFSDQLTNGIFVTEQIISTGERDKTDDLSNLSKQQRVTINIKKDSEGNALRNAPILGAYGITVVDASIIDIDYESKVNARLEAQKQAAADEALARQNLKKAEQQARTEVALGEQAIAKQRAESEKLKIKEQIDAERIKANAIISAQQRVAVKAELAKEQEEILKQQRLEALGMDVLAEARLRAKSAALDPKYVFDETLKAEVKIQTALFTSLGNSRLVPEIVIGGAGQGEQSNGSEFMRLLAADAALSLKKRLEKEKK